TTTCTCAGCGCCAAGTGCTGATAAGTGGTCCGTATCGAAGGCCATATCATCGGTGTAGTCGTGATTTCCCATTTTGTTTTCGTCCATCAGGATAAAGTTGGGATATGTTTTACTGATGTTGTCTATTTCCTGGATTAGTGCTGGTGTTTCACTGCGCAATAATCCATGAAAACCAAAGGCTCCAGTTTCTTTGTATCGTGGATTTTGAGGAGTGATAACTCCGATGAGAATGATGTTTTTCTCATAACATTTCTTGGCTATATCTTTTAGCATTTCAAAATTTTTGTAGTAATGTGAGGATTTTTCTTCTTTCCAGTTGCTATCTAGTTTGACTTTGGGCTCACCCCAAGAACTCGCATTTTTTCCTGAAAATCCCCGTGTGGTTCTAAGCTTTTGTCCCTTAAGAGTGCCTGGTGAGTTGTAAGTAAGCTCTGCGAGTCCATTTGGATATCCGTCTTTCCAGAAATTATGGTTGATGTCGTAAACATAGCCAGGAAACGATTTGAATGTTGTTTCAAAGAATGGATAGCCACTCGTGTACCATATATCTATATCAACAGAGATTACAATAACTTTCAATTTGTTCATATGAATGTGTACATAGTTGTTGAAAAAGAAATAGGTTCCTGCTAGAGTGTTTGCGGATACCGCAAGGTTGACTGCAAAAATTGATTTGTCAAAAAATAGAGGATTTATCCCGAAATAGGTGTGAGAGGAACCAAGAACGGCTAAAGTTGCACTATCTCTATAGTTCCACAGCATTTCCATCTTGTACCGCCATTGATTAGCATACGTGTCTCCGCCAGAAGTGTAGTAAACACCTGCGCTGTCGGGGTCGAGATGGAATGTCGTGTCGACTTCGGCAGAATCTTCTGTTGACGGAATAATCTTTTGTACTTTCTTTATCCACAAATTCGGATGCCAAAGTTCTTCGCTCCCGACAATTTCGGTAGTGGAGCTGTCTTCTGGATTGACGATGGCAATCTTTGTGTGGGCTCCGTTAGAATTGGTGAGCGTTGCTATGATAACGGATTTATCGCCGTCGGAGGCCCATTCTGTATGGTCAAAGGTGTAGCCAGATGGCGCCTTGATGGACTGAATCAGCTTTCCATTGCTGTCAGCGATAAAGATCCGTTCGTGGGTGGTGTAGCTTTCGCCCACAAATTCCTTGCCCGGTTTTCCGGCAAAGTCGAGGAATGCGGTGCGCTTGGTCCCGTCCTGGGAAAGCGATACGTTGCAGGCTTGGGCTGAATCGTACCAGACGATATCTTTCTTGGCGACGCGGGCGCGCAGGATTCTTGCTCCAGATACGGCAAGGGACTGGTCTTCGCTGATGCCACCGTGGTATGCTCCGTCAAAGATTTTTTGTGGAGTACCAAATTTGCCGTTCGCAAATTTTACCTGCCAAGTCGAATTGCTCTTGAACGTTGCTTCGTCCTTGTTGTTCCCGGCGTCGTTTACGTAGACGATGACTGTGTCGCCGTTTCCAAGGACTCGCCAGCGGGGGATTGCGGCACTTTTAACATTTAACTTTATCGGTTCTGACGGAATTTCTGAGTCGAGGCTCTGTACGTAAACGGAAGAAGTCCCACTGATTCCCTCGTAGCCGGTGCTGAAGACGACCCATTCTCCGTCAGGAGAAATTTCGGGGTGGTAGGCGTTGATGTCGTTAGAAAGTTCCGTGACGGAAAGCGTGCCATCGCAGTAATCGATGTAGTTGATTTTCCCGCTGACATCGTTACGGAATGCGAGTTTTGTATTGTATGATTTCGTGAAATTCTTGACGGTTTCGGAATTCGCGATGGGCGTGACGATGCTTGCCGTAGAACGTCCGTCGTT
Above is a genomic segment from Fibrobacter sp. UWB5 containing:
- a CDS encoding TIGR02171 family protein: MKFLLALIVSLYFVACSNSESFTPPVDETAVLPIVDTTEDSTQEIEGMLRLSGDKVMLGTNDKSFKANERPAMKVSLDYDFYMDIHEVTCGEYASIAKKAELKTFGKCENDSLPLTDITYYDAILFANAKSKLEERDTVYTYRSAIFDDEKHCTNLEGFAFHADVEGYRLPTEAEWVYATTLAWDTKNSWNSSNSEYKLHPVCSKDFNSAGFCDMAGNAMEWVNDWLGLFRDTTVSNYVGAPDGGDMGERIVKGGGYNSSVAELNPYSRGDVYTVTSSTRAEYVGFRLALGAIPNALWMSNDGRSTASIVTPIANSETVKNFTKSYNTKLAFRNDVSGKINYIDYCDGTLSVTELSNDINAYHPEISPDGEWVVFSTGYEGISGTSSVYVQSLDSEIPSEPIKLNVKSAAIPRWRVLGNGDTVIVYVNDAGNNKDEATFKSNSTWQVKFANGKFGTPQKIFDGAYHGGISEDQSLAVSGARILRARVAKKDIVWYDSAQACNVSLSQDGTKRTAFLDFAGKPGKEFVGESYTTHERIFIADSNGKLIQSIKAPSGYTFDHTEWASDGDKSVIIATLTNSNGAHTKIAIVNPEDSSTTEIVGSEELWHPNLWIKKVQKIIPSTEDSAEVDTTFHLDPDSAGVYYTSGGDTYANQWRYKMEMLWNYRDSATLAVLGSSHTYFGINPLFFDKSIFAVNLAVSANTLAGTYFFFNNYVHIHMNKLKVIVISVDIDIWYTSGYPFFETTFKSFPGYVYDINHNFWKDGYPNGLAELTYNSPGTLKGQKLRTTRGFSGKNASSWGEPKVKLDSNWKEEKSSHYYKNFEMLKDIAKKCYEKNIILIGVITPQNPRYKETGAFGFHGLLRSETPALIQEIDNISKTYPNFILMDENKMGNHDYTDDMAFDTDHLSALGAEKLTHRLDSLIKTLDINFTE